Genomic DNA from Triticum aestivum cultivar Chinese Spring unplaced genomic scaffold, IWGSC CS RefSeq v2.1 scaffold80750, whole genome shotgun sequence:
agagagagagagagagagagaaaacactTGGATGGGGCTTTGACGACCCGCTCGCAGAGTGGTTCGTTCATGGAGGAAGTGAGGCGGCTCCACGCGCGCTTGCTCCGGCGCGGGGAGCGCCGCCTGCAGCCGCTCCTCCTCCgcgtcctcgccgccggcgacctccgctACGCCGCGCTCCTCCTCGccacctcctctcctccctccgcgACGCTCCACGACCGCCTCCTCCAGGCGCTGGCCGCCTCGCGCAGCCCGCTCCTCCTCCGCTCCTTCTCCCGCGCccaccgcctccgcctcctcaCCCCTCTCTCCTTCACCTTCCTCCTCTCCGCCGCACCCCCCTCCTCTGCGCCCTTCGCGCTCTCCGCCCACGCCCTGCTGCTCAGGTCCGGCCACCTCGCGCCCGGCGACCCCTTCCTCGGCTCCGCGCTCGTCTCCTTCTACGCCAGGACCCGCCTCCTGCGCGACGCCAGGcgggtgttcgacgaaatgccgcgCGGGGACACGGCCGTCAGCAACGCGCTGCTCTCGGCCTACGCCAGGGCCGGCCTCCTCGACGCCGCGGAGAAGCTGTTCGGGGAAATGCCGGACCGGAACGTGGTCTCCTGGACCGCGATGGTGTCCGGGTACGTGCAGAACGGCCGGCACGAGGAGGCCGTGGGGGCGTTCCTGGAGATGTGGGAGGGGGCAGGGGTGCAGCCGAATGAGCTGACGGTGAGCAGCGTGCTGCCCGCGTGCGCGGCTGTTGGGGCCATGGAGCTGGGGAGGAAGGTGGAGGAGTACGCGAGGGGCAAAGGCCACCTGGTGAATGTGTATGTGGCCAATGCACTGCTGGAGATGTATGCCAAGTGTGGCAGCATCCAGAGAGCTTGGCAGGTGTTTCAGGGGATCGGTCGTCGGCGAGATCTCTGttcttcgaactcaatgatcatgGCATTCGCCTTGCATGGCTCCTGGAGGGAAGCACTTGCCTTGTTCCATAAGTTGAGGGTGAGGATTTCTTCCTTGAATTGTAATTTACTCCTATGTGTTGGCACCAACGCAGCATCACTTCCTTGCAAAGTTATTATTTGGTACTAGATTTAGTGATTGTTGACATTGTAACCACATAGCAAATTACATTATTTTGATATGCCTTGCTCCTTTGTCACTGTGGAACGTGGAGCTTATTTTACTGTATTTAGATGACAGGGGCTAAACCAGATGGTATCACATTTGTTGGAGTCATTTTGGCTTGCACTCATGGAGGTTTGGTAGATGAAGGAAAGCTACTCTTCAACTCCATGGAGGCCGAATTTAGTCTTACTCCAAGAATTGAGCACTATGGTTGCATGGTTGATCTGCTTGGGCGTGCTGGTCTCCTGAATGAAGCCTACAGTATGATAGTAAGCATGCCAGTGGAGCCTGACGCCGTCATCTGGGGAGCCTTGCTCGGTGCCTGCAGCTTCCATGGAAACGTAGAACTAGCGGAAACAGCAGTAAACAAACTCATCTTTCTTGAGCCACAAAACACTGGAAATCTGGTGATCCTGTCAAACATATACGCGTCGTCTGGAAAATGGGACGGTGTTGCCCAGGTATGGAAGTTACTCAAGGAGAAAGACCACAAGAAATCAGCTGGGTACAGCTTCATAGAGCTAGATGGCAGGATGCACAAGTTCCTTGTTGAGGATAAGTCACATCCAAGATTTGTGGAGGTGTACAGCACCCTTGACAGTGTCACAATGCTCATGAAGCTTGTCGGACTAGAAAATGAGGAAGAAGCGGAACAGCTGTTTCTGTCACCTGTAGAGATCTAAATTCCTAGAGATGTGAAGAGACTGTGATCATAAAAGTGATCTGGGATTTCCTATGAACTGCTCTGATCTGATCTTCCGAGTCAAATTGATGTAGCAAGGGATTTTTCAAAAGGTGGCAACAGAAGGAATGCCAAATCAAGTCAGTGCGTAGCACCACCTGGGCATCGACTCTTCTCTTCTTGCTGCTATAAATCAAAATGGTCGTTCATGCTGTGCTTGCTATTAAGATGCACAGACCACCGAGAATTGCAGACGAAGCATATAATTCCAAGATACAGCCCAACAAGGTACGTTTATTCTTGAGCAGAGGCG
This window encodes:
- the LOC123176987 gene encoding pentatricopeptide repeat-containing protein At5g08510 isoform X2 translates to MEEVRRLHARLLRRGERRLQPLLLRVLAAGDLRYAALLLATSSPPSATLHDRLLQALAASRSPLLLRSFSRAHRLRLLTPLSFTFLLSAAPPSSAPFALSAHALLLRSGHLAPGDPFLGSALVSFYARTRLLRDARRVFDEMPRGDTAVSNALLSAYARAGLLDAAEKLFGEMPDRNVVSWTAMVSGYVQNGRHEEAVGAFLEMWEGAGVQPNELTVSSVLPACAAVGAMELGRKVEEYARGKGHLVNVYVANALLEMYAKCGSIQRAWQVFQGIGRRRDLCSSNSMIMAFALHGSWREALALFHKLRGLNQMVSHLLESFWLALMEVW
- the LOC123176987 gene encoding pentatricopeptide repeat-containing protein At5g08510 isoform X1, yielding MEEVRRLHARLLRRGERRLQPLLLRVLAAGDLRYAALLLATSSPPSATLHDRLLQALAASRSPLLLRSFSRAHRLRLLTPLSFTFLLSAAPPSSAPFALSAHALLLRSGHLAPGDPFLGSALVSFYARTRLLRDARRVFDEMPRGDTAVSNALLSAYARAGLLDAAEKLFGEMPDRNVVSWTAMVSGYVQNGRHEEAVGAFLEMWEGAGVQPNELTVSSVLPACAAVGAMELGRKVEEYARGKGHLVNVYVANALLEMYAKCGSIQRAWQVFQGIGRRRDLCSSNSMIMAFALHGSWREALALFHKLRMTGAKPDGITFVGVILACTHGGLVDEGKLLFNSMEAEFSLTPRIEHYGCMVDLLGRAGLLNEAYSMIVSMPVEPDAVIWGALLGACSFHGNVELAETAVNKLIFLEPQNTGNLVILSNIYASSGKWDGVAQVWKLLKEKDHKKSAGYSFIELDGRMHKFLVEDKSHPRFVEVYSTLDSVTMLMKLVGLENEEEAEQLFLSPVEI